The following coding sequences are from one Candidatus Omnitrophota bacterium window:
- a CDS encoding superoxide dismutase, translating into MSTATAPFTLPALPFDQNALEPYISANTLSYHYGKHHQAYVNKLNELVTGTEYADQTLEQIIKSTAGKGDKSGIFNNAAQVWNHTFFWNSLNPYSSKQPVGEIGKKINEAFGSYDEFLKAFANAGMTQFGSGWAWLIRDENTVKIVKTPNAETPLAYDQKPLLTVDVWEHAYYLDYQNKRNEYLATVLKNLLNWEFAAQNWG; encoded by the coding sequence ATGAGCACAGCAACAGCCCCCTTTACCCTTCCCGCGCTGCCCTTTGACCAGAATGCGCTGGAGCCCTATATCTCGGCCAACACCTTGAGCTACCACTACGGCAAGCACCACCAGGCCTACGTAAACAAACTCAACGAACTTGTGACAGGCACCGAGTACGCAGACCAGACCCTGGAACAGATCATCAAGAGCACGGCAGGCAAGGGAGATAAATCCGGCATTTTCAATAACGCAGCCCAGGTTTGGAATCACACGTTTTTTTGGAACAGCCTGAACCCTTACAGTTCCAAGCAACCCGTGGGCGAGATCGGCAAAAAAATCAACGAGGCCTTTGGAAGTTATGACGAGTTTCTCAAGGCATTTGCGAATGCAGGCATGACTCAGTTCGGCAGTGGGTGGGCTTGGCTGATCCGGGACGAAAACACGGTAAAAATCGTGAAGACCCCCAATGCCGAGACCCCGCTGGCCTACGACCAGAAGCCTTTGCTCACGGTCGACGTATGGGAGCACGCGTACTACCTGGATTACCAGAACAAGCGTAATGAGTACTTAGCGACTGTACTGAAGAATCTGTTGAATTGGGAGTTTGCCGCGCAGAACTGGGGCTGA
- a CDS encoding ROK family protein, with protein sequence MEILGVDIGGSGIKGSPVNIETGELLAERYRIATPQPATPQAVADALKELVQHFKWKGKIGAGFPAVVRGGVVETAANIDPSWIGTPVCKLFTKVTGCDTHVVNDADSAGVAEIHFGAGRGVKGVVIMITVGTGLGTAVFIDGKLVPNTEFGHLFYKGMIAEHYTSDAVRKDEDLDWDQWGKRFNKYLKHLAMLTWPDLIIVGGGASKKFERFSDQIKVNTRVVPAQLLNEAGLIGAAMFAAEDL encoded by the coding sequence ATGGAAATACTGGGAGTGGATATCGGGGGCTCGGGCATCAAGGGCTCTCCGGTCAATATTGAAACCGGTGAGCTTTTGGCAGAGCGATACCGCATTGCGACCCCTCAACCTGCTACTCCGCAAGCTGTGGCCGATGCCCTCAAAGAACTCGTCCAACATTTCAAATGGAAAGGCAAGATCGGTGCGGGATTTCCGGCCGTGGTGCGCGGTGGTGTGGTGGAGACGGCTGCCAATATTGACCCTAGTTGGATCGGCACGCCGGTCTGCAAGCTCTTCACCAAGGTTACGGGTTGTGACACGCATGTGGTCAATGATGCGGATAGCGCGGGTGTGGCGGAGATTCATTTTGGGGCGGGCCGCGGCGTCAAGGGCGTGGTGATCATGATTACAGTGGGCACGGGCCTGGGGACCGCGGTCTTTATCGACGGCAAGCTTGTCCCTAATACGGAATTCGGCCATCTGTTCTATAAAGGAATGATTGCCGAACACTACACCTCGGACGCGGTGCGCAAGGACGAGGATTTGGACTGGGACCAGTGGGGCAAGCGCTTCAACAAGTATCTCAAGCATCTGGCCATGCTGACCTGGCCGGACTTGATCATTGTCGGCGGGGGCGCGAGCAAGAAGTTTGAACGCTTTTCCGACCAGATCAAGGTAAATACCCGAGTCGTCCCCGCACAGCTTCTGAACGAAGCAGGCCTGATTGGGGCTGCCATGTTCGCAGCGGAGGATCTTTAG
- a CDS encoding MarC family protein: MLLESTLILFAIVNPIGSVPVFLQITASLDPRERRCAFRTGVLAASFILFLFILIGEGLLTRVFRIHLADLMLAGGLLLLIIAMDHLVFGSLVRGVLGEGSRDGRHIGAVPIACPVLAGPGA; the protein is encoded by the coding sequence GTGCTCCTTGAATCAACGCTCATTCTCTTTGCCATTGTGAATCCCATCGGCAGTGTGCCGGTCTTTTTGCAGATTACCGCTTCGCTCGATCCCAGGGAACGCAGGTGCGCCTTTCGAACAGGCGTGCTGGCGGCTTCCTTCATCCTCTTCCTCTTTATATTGATCGGAGAAGGGCTCCTAACCCGGGTTTTCCGTATCCATTTGGCTGATCTCATGCTGGCGGGCGGATTATTGCTGCTCATCATTGCCATGGACCATCTGGTTTTCGGTTCCTTGGTGCGCGGCGTTTTGGGAGAGGGGTCTCGGGACGGGCGCCATATCGGCGCGGTTCCCATTGCGTGTCCGGTTCTGGCAGGGCCGGGCGCCAT